DNA sequence from the Methanofollis formosanus genome:
ACCGCCACGACTCCCGCCTCTTTCAGGGCGACCGGTGCCTGTTCCCTCGACGACCCGCACCCAAAATTCGGGCCGGCGACGATCACCGCCCCCTTGAGCCGGCCGGCAAGGGCGGGGTCGAGGTCCTCGAAGGCATGCTCGGCCCAGACGGAGCGGTCCTTCGTCCGCAGGTACCTGCCCGCGATGATCAGGTCGGTGTCGATGTCGCGGCCCACGCAGACCGCGCGGCCCTCGGCCCTCACAGGCATCCCTCCGGGG
Encoded proteins:
- a CDS encoding 3-isopropylmalate dehydratase; protein product: MRAEGRAVCVGRDIDTDLIIAGRYLRTKDRSVWAEHAFEDLDPALAGRLKGAVIVAGPNFGCGSSREQAPVALKEAGVVAVAAPTFARIFFRNAVNIGLPVLECEVPCQEGEAVRFDLDEGWIEAAGVRRPLRPLSPRMREILRAGGLVPYLSGGRG